In Quercus lobata isolate SW786 chromosome 12, ValleyOak3.0 Primary Assembly, whole genome shotgun sequence, a genomic segment contains:
- the LOC115970582 gene encoding protein NIM1-INTERACTING 1-like: protein MENDKSFRNGEDEQEEEEEEAKMEKFFALIRSFREARNYRRKELMNDSQVMNNKKKMKRVGGDHSSWVPKFEWEDFTKEVEFVRPPLIFPSPCNNKEKDKEEREDTGLDLKLTL, encoded by the coding sequence ATGGAAAATGACAAGAGTTTCAGAAATGGGGAAGATgagcaagaagaagaagaagaggaggctAAGATGGAGAAGTTTTTCGCGTTGATTCGAAGCTTTCGAGAGGCTCGTAATTATAGAAGAAAGGAATTAATGAACGATTCTCAGGTGATGAATaacaagaagaagatgaagagggTAGGTGGAGATCACTCAAGTTGGGTTCCTAAATTTGAGTGGGAGGATTTTACTAAAGAAGTTGAGTTCGTAAGGCCTCCTCTAATCTTTCCTAGTCCATGCAACAACAAAGAGAAAGACAAGGAAGAACGAGAAGACACTGGCTTAGACCTCAAACTCACCCTCTAG
- the LOC115970583 gene encoding uncharacterized protein LOC115970583, producing the protein MREGETLKTYSDRYWEMFNEIDGDFDDVAINTFKVGLPTEHSLRKSLINKPITNVRQLMNWIDKYKRIRGYDVKKVMVGQGSGAEIMYLDLYKGLNLRPKDLTAYDSPLVSFDGKDFIPRGQIRLPMQVGSEVVEVDFIVVDAYSPYTAIMARPWLYALRAVSSTLHQKVKYLANGQINEIVGSQSTARQCLVAAILHQLEAESSASAERGL; encoded by the exons ATGCGAGAAGGGGAGACTCTGAAGACATACTCGGAcagatactgggagatgttcaatgaaATAGATGGTGACTTTGATGATGTGGCCATCAATACTTTCAAGGTCGGCCTCCCAACCGAGCACAGTTTAAGGAAATCTCTGATCAACAAACCTATCACCAATGTGCGCCAACTCATGAACTGGATTGATAAGTATAAGAG GATTAGGGGGTATGACGTGAAGAAGGTGATGGTGGGCCAAGGCAGTGGTGCTGAGATTATGTACCTCGACTTGTACAAGGGACTGAACTTGAGACCCAAAGACTTAACAGCCTACGATTCTcctttggtgagttttgatgggaaggatTTCATTCCGAGGGGTCAGATTAGACTACCCATGCAGGTTGGTTCAgaagtggtggaggtggacttcatcgTGGTGGACGCTTATTCCCCTTACACGGCCATTATGGCCAGGCCTTGGCTTTATGCTCTAAGAGCCGTCTCTTCTACTCtgcaccaaaaggtgaaatatTTGGCAAATGGCCAAATTAACGAGATTGTTGGGAGTCAATCCACGGCTAGGCAGTGCCTAGTGGCTGCCATCCTACATCAGCTCGAAGCTGAGTCCTCAGCCTCTGCTGAAaggggcttatag